Proteins encoded in a region of the Vicia villosa cultivar HV-30 ecotype Madison, WI linkage group LG5, Vvil1.0, whole genome shotgun sequence genome:
- the LOC131604655 gene encoding uncharacterized protein LOC131604655, with amino-acid sequence MTHVKAYYRKMSVYSEDEGFLMHFFQDSLAGASLEWYVQLERTHIHSWRDLVEAFIKHYQYNVDMAPNRTQLQSLVQGSKESFKEYAQKWRELAARVQPPMTEGEMIDMFTSTLSGHYYLACSASANFSEMVRYGERVEMGLKMGKIELGASSNTPSGKKQAEGYARRKEGNADAIYGRRGSGRSNSQVNAVMIPIPQQQQHQGQRSGNDRYPPRTRPHRKIDPIPMTYAQVLQHLLNIEKITLRDAPNAPDTQSPNYNANARCAFHSGAAGHDTERCIALKNKVQDLLDQKIIQFTPTPNIVNNPMPPHAGSGVNAIESEEISVVSDVGCLTFPLVSVKQHLINSGIFPGCGVDCGKCKSQPEGCDDLKGMVQKLIDEGPLQFYRRLRNAKRNDGEVSVISIPYEPVAPICIQVPIQMPVSIPYEEQPAALMITVPGPIPYESEKAIPWHYGSDVYYYGTKEEREPSKESFVEASVANTDNFAGTGRITRSGRVFSPQLVQSNADAFAKAKGKQVVTDVHNSPIQNGAPDGAVPTKDVEELLRIIRKSDYKVVEQLALMRIDYAGVELRPSELVVRAFDGSRRSVFGEIYESGNFATKSDAVSAANLHEIRSK; translated from the exons ATGACTCATGTCAAAGCATACTATCGCAAGATGTCAGTTTATTCAGAGGATGAGGGTTTTCTAAtgcacttcttccaggatagctTGGCTGGGGCTTCTTTGGAGTGGTATGTTCAACTCGAACGCACTCATATtcattcttggagagatcttgtggaggctttCATTAAGCACTATCAGTACAATGTTGACATGGCGCCCAATAGAACTCAGTTGCAGAGTTTGGTTCAAGGAtctaaagaatctttcaaggagtacgctcaaaAATGGCGTGAGTTAGCTGCAAGAGTTCAACCACCTATGACTGAGGGTGAGATGATTGACATGTTCACCAGTACTTTGTCTGGACACTATTACTTGGCCTGTAGTGCTTCAGCCAACTTTTCTGAAATGGTGAGGTATGGCGAGCGTGTTGAGATGGGTCTAAAGATGGGGAAAATTGAGTTGGGAGCTTCTTCTAATACTCCTAGTGGTAAGAAACAAGCTGAGGGTTATGCCCGAAGGAAGGAAGGAAATGCGGATGCCATATATGGAAGGAGGGGTTCAGGGAGAAGCAATTCACAGGTCAATGCTGTCATGATCCCgataccacaacaacaacaacaccaggGACAACGTTCCGGTAATGATCGTTATCCTCCCAGGACTAGACCTCACAGAAAGATTGAtccgattcctatgacttatGCTCAAGTGTTGCAACATTTGCTCAATATTGAGaagattactttgagagatgctccgaATGCTCCGGACACACAATCTCCTAATTACAATGCAAATGCGCGGTGTGCCTTTCATTCCGGTGCTGCTGGCCATGATACAGAGAGGTGCATTGCACTGAAGAACAAAGTCCAGGACTTGTTGGATCAAAAGATAATTCAGTTTactcctacacccaatattgtcaataatcCGATGCCGCCTCACGCAGGTTCGGGTGTGAATGCCATTGAGAGTGAAGAGATAAGTGTTGTATCCGACGTGGGCTGTTTGACTTTCCCTCTTGTGTCTGTGAAGCAACATCTGATTAATAGCGGTATTTTCCCGGGCTGTGGTGTTGATTGTGGGAAGTGCAAAAGTCAACCTGAAGGTTGTGATGACTTGAAAGGTATGGTACAAAAGCTGATTGATGAGGGTCCTCTTCAGTTCTATCGAAGATTGAGAAATGCGAAGAGAAATGATGGTGAAGTGTCTGTGATCTCAATTCCTTATGAGCCGGTTGCTCCAATATGTATCCAAGTGCCTATTCAGATGCCTGTCAGTATCCCGTATGAGGAACAACCAGCAGCTTTGATGATTACTGTACCAGGGCCTATTCCATATGAGAGTGAGAAGGCCATCCCTTGGCATTATGGTTCAGATGTATATTACTATGGCACGAAGGAAGAAAGAGAGCCATCTAAAGAGAGTTTTGTGGAAGCCTCAGTTGCAAACACTGATAATTTTGCCGGTACTGGTAGAATTACTCGCAGTGGTAGGGTGTTCTCTCCTCAGCTTGTTCAAAGTAATGCTGATGCTTTCGCTAAGGCCAAAGGAAAACAAGTAGTGACTGATGTCCATAATTCTCCGATTCAGAATGGGGCACCTGATGGTGCTGTGCCTACCAAGGATGTGGAAGAACTGTTGAGGATTATCAGGAAGTCTGATTACAAggttgttgagcagttgg CTCTCATGCGAATTGACTATGCTGGTGTTGAGTTAAGGCCTAGTGAGTTGGTAGTGCGCGCCTTtgacggttcaaggaggtctgtgttcggGGAG